The candidate division WOR-3 bacterium genomic interval GCAGCCAGTAGCGGACAACCTCCTTGCCGGTTGCGGCAAAGTTCTGCGCCCTCTCATTCGTATGATGAACCGGGATATGGTCAATCCCGCCGGTGTGGATGTCAAACTCCTCACCCAGATACCTCATTGACATTGCCGAACATTCAATATGCCAGCCAGGAAAGCCCCTGCCCCAGGGCGAATCCCACTGCATCAGATGCCTGGGCTGATTTGTTATCCACAGCGCAAAATCTGACGGATTCCTTCTTTCCGGGTCAACCTCAACCCTTGCACCCGCCCTTTGCTCATCAAGGTTCAACCTGCCCAGACGCCAGTAATCAGGATACTTACCGGTGTCAAATATCAATCCAACCTTTGTCCGATAGGTAAACCCGTTCGCCTCAATCCTCCTGATAAGTTCAATCATGTCCTTTATATGCTCGGTTGCCCGACAGACAATATGAGGTCGCAGTATGTTCAACTTTTGGGCATCGGTAAAAAAGGCATTCTCATAAAACCGCGCAATCTCCTCTGGTCTCCTTCCCTCCCTTCTTGCGCCCGCCTCAAGTTTATCCTCACCCGACTCATCATCGGTTGTCAGATGTCCGACATCGGTGATGTTCATCACCTGTAGAACCTCAAAACCCAGATACTCAAAAACCCGGCGCAGGGTATCGGCAAAGATATAGGCACGGAAATTGCCAGCATGGGCAAACCAGTAAACGGTAGGTCCGCAAGTGTAAATCTTCACCCTGCCCGGCACAACCGGCACAAACTCCTCCTTCTGCCTTGTCAGGGTATTATAGACCTTCATCTGGACGCTCACTCAAAAGGCAAACCGAACCGGATTTCAAGGATTTAGTTTCTGCCATAATTAAAAAAGGTTAGAGAAAACCGGCTCAAAAGTCAACGAAAAATCCCAAACCTCTGCCTCAGCCTCAACCTTTCCCCTACGGGGATGGTGGGGAGGACCTACCCCTTTCCGGAAAATTTAAGCGGGCTCAAACCGCCAACCCATTGCTGGTTAATAACTTAAACTCTTTATCTGCCAAAACTGGCAAGCCCTATCCCCAATGTGCAGAAATGCTGTCTGTTTGACAATCGGGATGTAGTTGCTATCCTCCTCTGAAAAATAAGGGTGAAGGAAAATGGCATCGGTTGAAGTTAAGGATGTTAGCTTAGAAAATATCATTGATTTGTGCCTGGTGTGTGTCCCTGAGGAAAAGAGAAATGACCCGGACTGGCAAAGGGGTATTGAGGAGAAAAGGACCTGGGCGGTAAAGATGCTTGAGAGAATCGGCTCTTTTGCCAAGGTGGCTTATATTGATGAAACCCCGGCGGGAATGATTCAATACCACCCCTTGCCTGAACAGGAGGTTGTTGAGATTGACTGTATCTATGTCCATGAAAAAAGGTTCTGGCGCAAGGGTGCGGGGAATGCGCTCCTTGGGGCACTGATTGAGGAGATGAAAAAGCCCATTCGTTGGTTTGAAAATAGGCCCGCAAAGGGTCTGATTGTTCACCCATTTCCCGGCGAGTCCGAAGGGCAACTGTCTGCCCGGGATTTCTTTACCCATAAGGGTTTTAAACCCGTGGGAGATGACCGTAACATTCTTTTCCTCTCTTTGCAAGAGGGGTTTGTTTATCAGCCCAAGACCAAAATACCGCGTAATTATCAGGGGCAGGCTGAGGACAAGGGCAGGGTTCTGATATTCTGCGGTCCAAACAACTGCCCTGCCGCCTATCCCTTTTTCCTGAAAAGGATGGAGCGCTATATCAGGGAGGTTGATAGCAAGGTGCCCATTGACTATGTTGATATCTCCCTTGAGCCCGATTTTGTTCGAAAAAGGAATGCCGATTATGGCGACTGTGTTGTCAACGCCAAACTGATAAAAGCCTTTGTCCTTGATAAGGATGGTTTTCAGGAGGAGGTAAAAACGGCGCTCAAAGACAGTTGAAGCCCGACTCCCGAACGGCTTTCTGAGGGAATAAATCCTTCTGATGGTTGACACCGGTTGCAGATGTGATATGCTGAAGTGGCTGTCAAGTTAAACTGGCGATGAATCTGCTGATTGCGATAATAACCCTCTCTAATTTTGGCGGGCAGGCGCCGGTTATTGCGGATACGATTGAGGATTTTGAGTCCGGTGTTTTGGAACTTTTCTCCTTTCCGGGTGAGGATTGCGAACCGGACTCCTGGTGTCTTGACTCTCTCATCACCCATAACAACTCCCGTTATGCCCTGAAGGTTTTCGGCAATACCTGGAAGATAAAAGAGATTGCACCGGTAGAACTGGACACCGGCACCGTTTTTGAAGTTGCCGCCTATGTTGCGACCAAGGGCGAGATTCAGGGGTTCGGTTTGATTGGTTCGGGCGAGACGCTGCTTTATTCCCTTGCCGGCTCAGAAAAGGTTGACCCAGAGAGATGGATTACGGTCTATCAGGGCGCATTTCCGTTGGGCGTCTGGAATAAATATCAGTTGCCGGTGGGCGAGGACTGGCTCTCAAGGTTCGGACATCTGACCGCGGTTAACAGGCTGGTGTTTATCAATGACCGAGACAGCGTTCAGGAAGGGGTGATATACTTTGATGACATTTTGAATATCAGCGCCGACCTGCCAGTAGCACCGGTTGTGGAAATCTGGTATGAGGAGGAGGGAAAAAGGGATAACAGAGATGGCAGTTTCAGCATCACCGTCCATTTTTACAGCCGGGTTACCGACCCGGATTCAAGAGGGCATCTTTACTTCTGGTCTTTTGGCGATGATTCCACGAGTAATGACTCCTGTCCGGTTCACACCTATTTTGTCAGCGATGACCACGAGTTTACCGTGCTTTTGGAGGTATGCGATTCAACTAAAAGGAAGGGAAGGGACTCCTGCCGGGTGCGGGTTGAGACCGGTCAGACAAGTTTCCCTTTGAGGTTCAACTTTGTCGGTGATGTGATGCTGGCAAGGAGGTACGAACTGCCCGGCGGGATAATTGACTCCATAGGACCTGAAGGTGTTTTTGAACAGATCAAGCCCTATCTTGGTGACTGGGCGGATATCACGGTTGCCAATCTTGAATGCCCATTGACAGACACCGGCACACCCCATCCGACCAAGCCGATTGTCTTCCGGGGCAGACCGACAAATGTGCGTGGTCTTCAGTTTGCCGGGATTGATGTTGTCTCTTTGGCAAACAACCACATCATTGACTACGGGCTGGAAGGGCTAATAGAGACCCAGCGGGTGCTTGATTCGGCAGGTATCAGATATTCAGGTGCCGGTGCAAACTCCTACGAGGCATTTCTGCCGGTGTTTCTCGTCAAGTCCGGAAAGAACCTCGGCTTTCTCTGTTATAGCGACCGCACCGGTCAGTATGACAATTATCAGCCCTATCTCAATGCCGGTTATAACAAGCCCGGCTTTGCCGAGGAGGACACCTTCAGGATTTTTCAGGGAATCAGGCAGGCAAAGGCGGTGAGCGACTTTGTGATTGTCCAGTTGCATTCCGGTGAGGAGTATAATGAAACACCCAGCGAGCAATCTGATGATGAGTGGTATTTCCCCTGGTCAGAAAGACCGAGCGCGGGGGAGCGAGAAGTCAGGCGCAGGGTTATTGAAAGTGGCGCGGACCTGATTGTTTGCCATCACCCCCATATCTTGCAGGGGATTGAGGTCTATCAGGGCAAGGTGATTGCCCATTCCTTGGGTAATTTTGCCTTTGACCAGGAGTATCCTGAAACCTACCCCTCGGTGATTTTGAATGGTCTTTTGGACAACCGGGGTTTTTATCGGTTCCTTTTGGTCCCGGTTTTTATTGACGACTACATTCCCAAAAGGGCAGAGGGTGAGCTGGGTGTTTTTATTTTGCGCCATCTTGCGCGTCTGTCAAGGGAGATGAACACCTATCTGGCTGTGAATCGGGAAAGCGTTAAGGCAGAGGTTGTTCTGGATACATTCAATCTTAATAGAGAGACCGAACGGTTTCAGGTCACTTTTGAACTTGAGCCGGATTCAGGCTGGTTCGCGTCTGCGCCTTTGCGGCTGAACCCCTGGGGTGATGTTTCCAGGCTCTTAAATATCACCCCAGCAGGTGAATGGCAGTTCAGATTGGGAAGGGGCTTGGTCTGGTTTGGCAATATGGAAAGTGAGGGGGCAACGATGTGGCTCTTGAATCAGGTGGATGAGTTTTATGACACCTTGAGATTCCGCGGCCAGAGGTCATTGTGTCAAAGGCGTCAGGCAAGGAGCGGCACAATTGTCACCAACCTTGAGGAGCGGATGGTCTTGCCCCAGGATTCAGGCGATTTGGCGGTTTATGGCTGGGTTAAGGCAGAAAATGGCAGAAATATCAATCTATCACTTAACTGCTATACCACCCGGGTTGGCGGCACCCCTGTTAAAGCCTGCAGCCTTGCTACTCCACTTAACGGCACATTTGACTGGCAATTTCAGCACAGAGGTATTACGCCCCCAACAAACGGGCTTTACTTTGACCTCTGGCTGAAAAGTGCGGGTCCGGACTCCGGAGTTTCAAGGGTCTGGTTTGATGATGTCGGCGTGATTAAGTGGGACAACTGGCAGAATTTTCACGGTCCAATTGCCATCACCAGCCCGAATGAGTATTCCTTTATTCAGGTCAGGAAAAGGGATACGGTAAGTTCGGCAGAGGTTGAATACGAAGAGGTGGGTTATCAGGTGCAGACCGGGATTGCAAGGCAAAGATTTGTTCCTGATTTTGCCTTTTCTGAACTTTTAATCCAGCCGGTACCAGCGCATCGGGATGCATTGATAAGATATTATCTGCCAAAGCCAGGCCGGGTTAGACTCAATATTTATAACTCGACAGGGCAGCTGGTCAGGAGGCTGATTGAGAAAAATGAGAAGGCAGGCTCGGGTTTTGTCAAATGGGACCTGAGGGATGATAAGGGCAGGGCGGTAC includes:
- a CDS encoding CapA family protein — encoded protein: MNLLIAIITLSNFGGQAPVIADTIEDFESGVLELFSFPGEDCEPDSWCLDSLITHNNSRYALKVFGNTWKIKEIAPVELDTGTVFEVAAYVATKGEIQGFGLIGSGETLLYSLAGSEKVDPERWITVYQGAFPLGVWNKYQLPVGEDWLSRFGHLTAVNRLVFINDRDSVQEGVIYFDDILNISADLPVAPVVEIWYEEEGKRDNRDGSFSITVHFYSRVTDPDSRGHLYFWSFGDDSTSNDSCPVHTYFVSDDHEFTVLLEVCDSTKRKGRDSCRVRVETGQTSFPLRFNFVGDVMLARRYELPGGIIDSIGPEGVFEQIKPYLGDWADITVANLECPLTDTGTPHPTKPIVFRGRPTNVRGLQFAGIDVVSLANNHIIDYGLEGLIETQRVLDSAGIRYSGAGANSYEAFLPVFLVKSGKNLGFLCYSDRTGQYDNYQPYLNAGYNKPGFAEEDTFRIFQGIRQAKAVSDFVIVQLHSGEEYNETPSEQSDDEWYFPWSERPSAGEREVRRRVIESGADLIVCHHPHILQGIEVYQGKVIAHSLGNFAFDQEYPETYPSVILNGLLDNRGFYRFLLVPVFIDDYIPKRAEGELGVFILRHLARLSREMNTYLAVNRESVKAEVVLDTFNLNRETERFQVTFELEPDSGWFASAPLRLNPWGDVSRLLNITPAGEWQFRLGRGLVWFGNMESEGATMWLLNQVDEFYDTLRFRGQRSLCQRRQARSGTIVTNLEERMVLPQDSGDLAVYGWVKAENGRNINLSLNCYTTRVGGTPVKACSLATPLNGTFDWQFQHRGITPPTNGLYFDLWLKSAGPDSGVSRVWFDDVGVIKWDNWQNFHGPIAITSPNEYSFIQVRKRDTVSSAEVEYEEVGYQVQTGIARQRFVPDFAFSELLIQPVPAHRDALIRYYLPKPGRVRLNIYNSTGQLVRRLIEKNEKAGSGFVKWDLRDDKGRAVPAGTYFCRLQAANGPLIAKLVLVRKD
- a CDS encoding GNAT family N-acetyltransferase, which produces MASVEVKDVSLENIIDLCLVCVPEEKRNDPDWQRGIEEKRTWAVKMLERIGSFAKVAYIDETPAGMIQYHPLPEQEVVEIDCIYVHEKRFWRKGAGNALLGALIEEMKKPIRWFENRPAKGLIVHPFPGESEGQLSARDFFTHKGFKPVGDDRNILFLSLQEGFVYQPKTKIPRNYQGQAEDKGRVLIFCGPNNCPAAYPFFLKRMERYIREVDSKVPIDYVDISLEPDFVRKRNADYGDCVVNAKLIKAFVLDKDGFQEEVKTALKDS
- the cysS gene encoding cysteine--tRNA ligase, translated to MKVYNTLTRQKEEFVPVVPGRVKIYTCGPTVYWFAHAGNFRAYIFADTLRRVFEYLGFEVLQVMNITDVGHLTTDDESGEDKLEAGARREGRRPEEIARFYENAFFTDAQKLNILRPHIVCRATEHIKDMIELIRRIEANGFTYRTKVGLIFDTGKYPDYWRLGRLNLDEQRAGARVEVDPERRNPSDFALWITNQPRHLMQWDSPWGRGFPGWHIECSAMSMRYLGEEFDIHTGGIDHIPVHHTNERAQNFAATGKEVVRYWLHNAFLQVGEARMGKSEGNIITISELEKQGFEPLAFRYLCLTAHYRMPLNFTSEALIAAQNGLKGLRELGLNAQGWEEKSGDDDWILRAKADFKAAIEDDLNLPQALAVVWNLVREGNKRQDRRAWETLKDFDRVLGLGLKDLTEADAPREVKELAERREMARRAKNWKLADELRNEIFKRGWIIEDTKDGWRLKRA